The Pan paniscus chromosome 22, NHGRI_mPanPan1-v2.0_pri, whole genome shotgun sequence genome has a segment encoding these proteins:
- the GATD3 gene encoding glutamine amidotransferase-like class 1 domain-containing protein 3, mitochondrial isoform X2, producing MAAVRALVASRLAAASPFTSLSPGGRTPSQRAALHLSVPRPAARVALVLSGCGVYDGTEIHEASAILVHLSRGGAEVQIFAPDVPQMHVIDHTKGQPSEGESRNVLTESARIARGKITDLANLSAANHDAAIFPGGFGAAKNLLCCIAPVLAAKVLRGIEVTVGHEQEEGGKWPYAGTAEAIKALGAKHCVKEVVEAHVDQKNKVVTTPAFMCETALHYIHDGIGAMVRKVLELTGK from the exons ATGGCGGCTGTGAGGGCCCTGGTGGCCTCGAGGCTCGCTGCGGCATCTCCATTCACGTCCCTGTCCCCCGGCGGTCGGACGCCTTCCCAGCGCGCAGCCCTTCACCTCTCCGTGCCGCGCCCCGCGGCCAGGGTCGCGCTG GTGCTGTCTGGATGCGGAGTCTACGATGGGACCGAGATCCACGAGGCTTCGGC GATCCTGGTGCACCTGAGCCGTGGAGGGGCTGAAGTCCAGATCTTTGCTCCTGACGTCCCTCAGATGCACGTGATTGACCACACCAAGGGGCAGCCGTCCGAAGGCGAGAGCAG GAATGTTTTGACCGAGTCTGCGAGGATCGCCCGTGGCAAAATCACAGACCTGGCCAACCTCAGTGCAGCCAACCATGATGCCGCCATCTTTCCAGGAGGCTTTGGAGCAGCTAAAAACCT CTTGTGTTGCATTGCACCTGTCCTCGCGGCCAAGGTGCTCAGAGGCATCGAGGTGACTGTGGGCCACGAGCAGGAGGAAGGTGGCAAGTGGCCTTACGCCGGGACCGCGGAGGCCATCAAGGCCCTGGGTGCCAAGCACTGCGTGAAGGAAGTGGTC GAAGCTCACGTGGACCAGAAAAACAAGGTGGTCACGACCCCAGCCTTCATGTGCGAGACGGCACTCCACTACATCCATGATGGGATCGGAGCCATGGTGAGGAAGGTGCTGGAACTCACTGGAAAGTGA
- the GATD3 gene encoding glutamine amidotransferase-like class 1 domain-containing protein 3, mitochondrial isoform X1 — MAAVRALVASRLAAASPFTSLSPGGRTPSQRAALHLSVPRPAARVALVLSGCGVYDGTEIHEASAILVHLSRGGAEVQIFAPDVPQMHVIDHTKGQPSEGESRNVLTESARIARGKITDLANLSAANHDAAIFPGGFGAAKNLSTFAVDGKDCKVNKEVERVLKEFHQAGKPIGLCCIAPVLAAKVLRGIEVTVGHEQEEGGKWPYAGTAEAIKALGAKHCVKEVVEAHVDQKNKVVTTPAFMCETALHYIHDGIGAMVRKVLELTGK; from the exons ATGGCGGCTGTGAGGGCCCTGGTGGCCTCGAGGCTCGCTGCGGCATCTCCATTCACGTCCCTGTCCCCCGGCGGTCGGACGCCTTCCCAGCGCGCAGCCCTTCACCTCTCCGTGCCGCGCCCCGCGGCCAGGGTCGCGCTG GTGCTGTCTGGATGCGGAGTCTACGATGGGACCGAGATCCACGAGGCTTCGGC GATCCTGGTGCACCTGAGCCGTGGAGGGGCTGAAGTCCAGATCTTTGCTCCTGACGTCCCTCAGATGCACGTGATTGACCACACCAAGGGGCAGCCGTCCGAAGGCGAGAGCAG GAATGTTTTGACCGAGTCTGCGAGGATCGCCCGTGGCAAAATCACAGACCTGGCCAACCTCAGTGCAGCCAACCATGATGCCGCCATCTTTCCAGGAGGCTTTGGAGCAGCTAAAAACCT GAGCACGTTTGCCGTGGACGGGAAAGATTGCAAGGTGAATAAAGAAGTGGAGCGTGTCCTGAAGGAGTTCCACCAGGCCGGGAAGCCCATCGG CTTGTGTTGCATTGCACCTGTCCTCGCGGCCAAGGTGCTCAGAGGCATCGAGGTGACTGTGGGCCACGAGCAGGAGGAAGGTGGCAAGTGGCCTTACGCCGGGACCGCGGAGGCCATCAAGGCCCTGGGTGCCAAGCACTGCGTGAAGGAAGTGGTC GAAGCTCACGTGGACCAGAAAAACAAGGTGGTCACGACCCCAGCCTTCATGTGCGAGACGGCACTCCACTACATCCATGATGGGATCGGAGCCATGGTGAGGAAGGTGCTGGAACTCACTGGAAAGTGA